A region of the Primulina eburnea isolate SZY01 chromosome 7, ASM2296580v1, whole genome shotgun sequence genome:
CTCCAAAGAGTCTGCTCATCTTGAGGGTGTTATTCCTGGATTTAACTTGGGACCCCAGCCCCAGCTTCAGAGAAATGGCCTGGGTCCCAGGCGCAGAGGGAGAAAGCGGACAGTTAGACAGAATCTTCCGGGTAAGGATTCTCTTGCTTCGAATCCTTTTGATGTGCTCTCGCATGCACAGGAGGAGAAGCAAGATCCTGTTGACTTAGCCTTAGGTGGGTCGGATCCTCCACTTGAGATTTTGGAGGATGCCGGTGTTGGTTCTTCTGGTAAGGACCAAGTGGAATCTGTTCTTGATGAGGGTGTGAACCCCAGTGGTGGGGTCATGGATGGAGGGTTACAGTTGGGTGATTGTGTGGATGGTATTGGGGTTCCGTCTACTAGTGTGATGACTGTGTTTGGTACTCTGGGACCTTGCATTTTGAATCATAGTAGTCATTCCATCCCTTCTGTTCCTCTATCTCCTGATGATGCTTCATCTAGGTTTAAGGAAATGGTTGCTAGGCAGGGTCCTTCTGTTAGTGAGATTCTTTTACGGCTGGAATCTGCTGGGGACTCTGATAATGAATTTGATCGGCATTCTGAGTCAGGTGATGGCTGTAGGTCTGAAAGTCGAATTCTGGATGCTGATATGGGGGATATTAAGAAAAGGAAGGAGAATGCTTTTCATCGGTCGCGTAAAAAGCGACAGGGCGGTTCTGGTGCCCATTCTCCATGAATATTCTCATCTGGAATGTAAGGGGGCTTCGGAGCTCGGAGTCTCAACAAAGGGTTCATGCCCATGTTAAAGAAAAGAGAGTTAAGATCTTGGCTATTTTGGAACCTATGATTGATCTAGACGCTCGTTTTATGACTCGTCGTTTTGGTTTTTCTCGAGTTATATCGAACTCCTCGGGTCATATCTGGGTTTTTTTTGCTGAGGATGTGATGGCTGAGTGTCTCTTTGAGCACACTCAATTCCTTCACTTCCGAGTTTCTGCTGTTTTTTTTGCCTACTACTGTTTTTTGTTCTTTCGTTTATGCTCAGTGTGATTACATTGCGCGCAGACAGCTTTGGAATTCTTTGCTTCAGATGAAGCCTGAACAGGGTCCTTGGCTTGTTGGTGGCGACTTTAATGTTGTTAGGGATTCGTCGGAGTGTTTGGGTTCTTCTGGTGGGCGGTTTCTTCCCATGGAAGAATTCAATCACTTTATTTTGGATTCTGGATTAGTGGATGCTGGTTTTGAGGGGTCTTCGTTCACGTGGACGAACAAGACCATTTGGAAGCGTCTTGATCGGGTTTTTGTGTCTGTGGATTAGGGTGATCATTTTCATTCTGTTCGTGTGGAACACCTAATCCGTTCAGTTTCTGATCATTGTCCTCTTTTTGTGTCAGTCCCGGTCTTTGTAGTGGGCCGAGATCTTTTCGATTTCAGAGCATGTGGCTCAGGCACCATGGGTTTTTGCAGACGGTGAGGCTTAATTGGAATTTGCCGTGTCATTTGAACGGTATGCCCCGTCTTTTTGTGAAACTGAAGCGCCTCAAGAGCCATCTGAAATGGTGGAATAAGAGTGTTTTTGGGGATCTTTTTGCCAAACTTGCTGAGGCGGAGCAGGCTGTCCGGCTTGCTGAGGCAGTTTGCGAGGCTGATCCTTCTGATTTGCATTGGACCTGTTTGTCCAATTGCAATGCAGATCTTGCTCGGGTTACCGccatggaggcggatttttggCGGCAAAAAGCCGATTGTAAGTGGATAG
Encoded here:
- the LOC140835907 gene encoding uncharacterized protein; its protein translation is MNILIWNVRGLRSSESQQRVHAHVKEKRVKILAILEPMIDLDARFMTRRFGFSRVISNSSGHIWVFFAEDVMAECLFEHTQFLHFRVSACDYIARRQLWNSLLQMKPEQGPWLVGGDFNVVRDSSECLGSSGGRFLPMEEFNHFILDSGLVDAGFEGSSFTWTNKTIWKRLDRVFVPGLCSGPRSFRFQSMWLRHHGFLQTVRLNWNLPCHLNGMPRLFVKLKRLKSHLKWWNKSVFGDLFAKLAEAEQAVRLAEAVCEADPSDLHWTCLSNCNADLARVTAMEADFWRQKADCKWIEDGERNTKLFHNMVKKKRVVLLLK